A section of the Bombus huntii isolate Logan2020A chromosome 5, iyBomHunt1.1, whole genome shotgun sequence genome encodes:
- the LOC126865478 gene encoding uncharacterized protein LOC126865478, which yields MLHHLPRSFPQHHPILRYALDTYYGFLQSSYICGHKGFRYLCCSTNSAMLPHWLLYMVFRKQRSITYFARKPSRMLIICSQGVRYLYYSTNSTITYTTALRCPLKSLYSLLISIMR from the exons ATGCTGCATCACTTACCTAGATCATTCCCACAACATCATCCGATTCTTCGATATGCCTTGGATACTTACTACGGTTTCCTTCAATCGTCTTATATCTGTGGCCATAAAG gtttccgctatctgtgttgTTCGACAAACAGCGCTATGCTTCCACA ctGGCTGTTGTACATGGTGTTTCGCAAACAGAGATCCATAACCTATTTTGCACGTAAACCTTCTCGTATGTTGATCatttgttcacaag gtgttcgatatctgtattattcgacgaacagcactataacatatactaccgcactacgttgcccactgaaatcgctttattcattgcttatttcgattatgcgctag